From one Mytilus galloprovincialis chromosome 13, xbMytGall1.hap1.1, whole genome shotgun sequence genomic stretch:
- the LOC143057725 gene encoding mucin-like protein: MMSLFAIVDGGWTEWSAWSDCPVTCSGEDLVRSRFCTNPSPENNGKECEGSKTEVMSCYQAKCPVNGGLTSWTSWSSCPETCNDETLNRTRSCTNPKPDNNGKDCEGIDIEFITCLTVKCPVNGEWVEWSAWSDCPFTCSGEDLIRSRSCTNPSPENNGKECEGSNSDVMSCYTAKCPVN; encoded by the exons atgatgagtttatttgctataGTTGATGGCGGATGGACAGAATGGTCCGCATGGAGTGACTGTCCAGTTACTTGTAGTGGCGAGGATCTAGTTAGGAGTAGATTTTGTACCAACCCTTCTCCTGAAAACAATGGAAAAGAGTGTGAAGGAAGCAAGACAGAAGTAATGTCGTGTTATCAGGCAAAATGTCCAG TGAATGGAGGATTGACAAGTTGGACATCATGGTCAAGCTGTCCGGAAACATGCAATGATGAAACTTTAAATCGGACCAGATCCTGCACAAACCCAAAACCTGATAACAATGGAAAAGATTGCGAGGGAATTGATATAGAATTCATCACTTGTCTTACAGTAAAATGTCCAG TGAATGGCGAATGGGTAGAATGGTCCGCATGGAGTGACTGTCCATTTACCTGCAGTGGTGAGGATTTAATCAGGAGTAGATCTTGTACCAACCCTTCTCCTGAAAACAATGGAAAAGAGTGCGAAGGAAGTAACTCAGACGTGATGTCGTGTTATACGGCAAAATGTCCAG tGAATTGA